The Amphiura filiformis chromosome 6, Afil_fr2py, whole genome shotgun sequence genome segment tgggcccgagactagagatagcccggatgtccgaccgacagaatagatacagagtgtctctttggatgaatcttttccttttgccccaaggaacattcatgccaagtgggacctttgtactaaaaaatgcagcgttcgCCCCATTTTCACCCCTTAACAAGTCTCAGCTCGTGCCATGAGTCATGCATGGCAACTCAAAAGTCACTCATGCACTGGAAACGGGTCGGTGGAGCATGATTGAACACATGTTGAATACATTTGCAATCATGCAATCCAAATTTTCGTATGCGTATGCAAGTCATATTCATGATTCATTATTATTATCCGTACCTTGAAACAAACGAACAAACTCACCTGATAATCGCAATAAAGTGATCACTTGTTATATATAGGCTCTATCTCAAATTGTCGATTATGATGTCGGTAATCATGAAATCTTGTTTTCTTCAGATCATTCATGCCGTGTCAGTATCCTAGGTGAGGTGGAATACAACGCGTGGCTAATGCGTAGTCGCCATTTAACGCGCCGCGAATAACACGACGCGACGCGCATAATGCTTAAAATTGCGGGATTTTGGCGAATCCACTATACCCATGATAggaatataataggcctacttcttCTTCTATACAAATTCTTGGTAGACAACGGGTTGGTATCCCACCAAGTGTCTACCTTTGTCAATCTAAGACGACATGAGCCGAGAAGAGCATTTCTGGAATGAATCCATTGATTTTAAAAAACAGTCATGCATGATAAATGTTGTAGCCTTTGTATTTGGTCACGGAGTAAGAATTTCCCGTTTCTCTCACGACCCAAGGGCTATAATTTTATATTGATTGTTGGCCTTCTATGCTtctatttttttcttccttttaacTTTTCTGGGCTAGCATGGCTTGTACACTTTGCACAGGTTTGGACCATGGATTTATCCATTGACCCAAGTGTTACCGTATGTCACCGTGTCCCTTACAAAATACGCCATAAATAATACATAGCGCCTATGAGAAAAGGAATCAAACCAATCATTTCAGTTTTGATATCTCTTCTTCAACCCTTAGGCTTAcaaatttgaatttatttttaaCGTTTGCATAACGCAATTGTTTAAACATTCGGTTATTATTAATGAAAAGACAGAACGATATTGGTCCGGGAATGTAACCTTGAGGCACACCTACGTTTATGTTACATGGAAGAACGATTTGAACCCATTTAATTTCTGTGTCTTTCAGAGATCCGTCGAGGATAAAACTTGGAAGTAAAATGTTTGAAGTCGCTTAAAATGATTGATCAGTAATGATCGAGGAAATATCTAGGATccgtttttttaatttattttatttgaccaactttgagaaattttcactaaaaatggttgaataatgcaaaattttgctaaaaaatcacaaaaaagcccgatttttgcccaaatttcaaatatttttaattaacacATGAttaagttgatcaaaattcaaaagaattaaaaaaacatgtcctagatatttttgcccagatttgacctcacagatggatttgtcaagtctttgccattctattatacttttatttactttacaccaacaatttagcagttatcatggttatgaggCTCAAATGTTTCAATGATTCCAGGGTAAAAACGAGCATTAAACCAATTTTAATTTCAGAAATGTCGACAAAATATGAAGACAACTAAAAGATTACGTTCGTTTTGGGATCATGTTTCCTGTTGTTTCCTGTTCACGGGAATGGACCCCTTTGCCTCTCTTGACTTGGAAAAAGTAatgtctatactttgatcagctcgtaatcggcgtgCCTTAGAACagcgcggattaatatcaatatattttattttgagaattgcctcgtgacatctcgccagaaacataaaaaaaaaaaaaatattaattgaagtaggaatgtcctactgatatcaaataattttgattttttttaaattcgcgatataggtCTAATACAAATTTTGGGACAAATTATTaaacatatatatttttgatatttaacagtcctcgaagtaaacttcaaagTGTATGTAAAGCTGGGAGGAAAGCCGTCCATCACTatgaaagatatacatttttatcCCAAAAACATCTAAGattttaggtctttgggggaaaaatatatatcttcaatacgaaaggtcaaaatgttcatatgatcatgatggacgacttttcatcccagctacatacacttttacttgtaatgggtttgagcacttttaattctaAAGTTAGTCACCTGAGAAATGACACtgttatatcattagatttataaagtttgcttcgaagcaaacggatagcaacgtttgcatagaattttttgtgggaccttaatgtacattgcattacatttaaTATTTTTCGTATATTTTCTGTTTATGATAATTAATAAAGTGATGCAAAATTCAATTCACTACATGGTCTACTCTTAGTCCGGTGTCTTAGTGTATATAATTCTGTCATTAGTGTCTTGAGAATATTACGAACAATGTTCAGCAGTTCAGTTTGGTTTAATACGCATTTGGTACAGAGCTTGGTAATACGGCTTAGCTTGTCGTGCTAATCTTACTACATCATCAGGTATTGATTTTGGTAGGTCCTTGGTTGAATGAAATTTGGTACTGTCAAAAGCGTTGTCATAGAAACCTATCATTGGATTTGCTGCCAAGTAGGACTTCGATATATACCAGTTGCGTGAAACACACATATCTCCCGCCTCCCACGTAAGCAGACCATCACTGTACGGAATTCCAACAGCCTGACAATATTGGCTTAGAATTGAGGCGGGATGATTCTGAAGATCATCGGCGTCAATTATGATCGGACTTGATTGGACCAAGTCTCGATCCTTGAGGTACCCAATGAGGTCAAGTAATTCACCGTATCCACGTTTTGGATACATTGGCCAACTAGACACTTCATCTAGTTGAAATGTATCTGCGATGTGAGTCGGAAGTGAATCTATAGATAAGTTTCGATTGGAAAGGAATAATTTCAGCGGGTCACGAATAAGGAAAGTATGCTTATAACCCCGCGGAATCGAATCAAGTCTTTgcattatattgaaaataaaatcttTGCAGAAAACGACCTTCTTCCCTGGATAATCTGCTTCAAGAGTTCGCTTTACCCATTCAAATGTGCAGTTTTCGTCATCCCAGCCATTTTTGTAATCTTCaggattttttgctatttcttttCTCACGTCGTCCATAAATTCCCCAAACTCGTCGACACCATTCAGATCTGATGGCATAGAGAATCCCTGAGGTCCAAAGGTGGCTGCACAATTGTATGGCTCATTGATAATTTGAATATCAGGGACATAACTGATACATTTGAGGAAGACGGTCGACAGAGATCTGGGAAGTCC includes the following:
- the LOC140154695 gene encoding uncharacterized protein, which translates into the protein MDPHRRPVNPERRVMLWGLPRSLSTVFLKCISYVPDIQIINEPYNCAATFGPQGFSMPSDLNGVDEFGEFMDDVRKEIAKNPEDYKNGWDDENCTFEWVKRTLEADYPGKKVVFCKDFIFNIMQRLDSIPRGYKHTFLIRDPLKLFLSNRNLSIDSLPTHIADTFQLDEVSSWPMYPKRGYGELLDLIGYLKDRDLVQSSPIIIDADDLQNHPASILSQYCQAVGIPYSDGLLTWEAGDMCVSRNWYISKSYLAANPMIGFYDNAFDSTKFHSTKDLPKSIPDDVVRLARQAKPYYQALYQMRIKPN